One genomic region from Ornithinicoccus hortensis encodes:
- a CDS encoding DMT family transporter → MAWIVLVVSGMFEAVWAVALSASDGFTRLVPSLVFAGALVVSMGGLAYAMKTLPVGTSYAVWVGIGATLAVAYGMATGAETVSVLKVVLLLGIVGCVVGLKLVH, encoded by the coding sequence ATGGCGTGGATCGTGTTGGTCGTGTCGGGGATGTTCGAGGCCGTGTGGGCGGTCGCGCTGAGCGCCTCGGACGGGTTCACCAGGCTGGTGCCCTCGCTGGTGTTCGCTGGCGCGCTGGTCGTGAGTATGGGAGGGCTGGCCTATGCGATGAAGACGCTGCCGGTCGGCACCTCGTATGCCGTGTGGGTGGGGATCGGGGCCACGCTGGCGGTGGCCTACGGCATGGCGACGGGGGCCGAGACGGTGTCGGTGCTCAAGGTCGTGCTGCTGCTCGGCATCGTCGGCTGCGTGGTAGGACTGAAGCTCGTCCACTGA
- a CDS encoding lipoate--protein ligase family protein yields MRGEYKVPGGKLVVVELEVVDDRLADVHVSGDFFLEPDTALEDIDSALTGMPADTKADGLAAAIEGALDDSVALIGFSATAVGIAVRRALGKATGWGDHTLDVIGPVAMDPVMHMALDEVLPQEVAAGRRPPVLRIWDWDSSLVVIGSFQSVRNEVDEDGARRHGIRVARRISGGGAMFMEPGNCITYSLVVPASLVEGLTFEQSYAFLDDWVLGALADVGVTARYVPLNDIASDKGKIAGAAQKRFASGTVLHHVTMAYDIDADKMLEVLRTGREKLSDKGTKSANKRVDPMRSQTGMARDQVIAAFLDHFRGRYDTTDSDYTEAELAAARELTETKFLTPEWTYRVP; encoded by the coding sequence ATGCGCGGTGAGTACAAGGTTCCCGGAGGCAAGCTCGTCGTCGTCGAGCTCGAGGTGGTGGACGACCGGCTGGCCGACGTCCACGTCTCGGGCGACTTCTTCCTCGAACCCGACACCGCCCTGGAGGACATCGACTCGGCACTGACCGGGATGCCGGCCGACACCAAGGCCGACGGGCTGGCCGCCGCCATCGAGGGGGCGCTCGACGACTCCGTGGCGCTGATCGGCTTCTCCGCCACGGCGGTGGGCATCGCGGTGCGCCGGGCGCTGGGCAAGGCCACCGGGTGGGGGGACCACACCCTCGACGTCATCGGCCCCGTCGCGATGGACCCCGTCATGCACATGGCGCTGGACGAGGTGCTCCCCCAGGAGGTCGCGGCCGGGCGGCGGCCACCGGTGCTGCGGATCTGGGACTGGGACTCCTCGCTCGTGGTCATCGGCTCGTTCCAGTCGGTGCGCAACGAGGTGGACGAGGACGGGGCCCGGCGCCACGGCATCCGGGTCGCCCGACGGATCTCCGGCGGCGGCGCGATGTTCATGGAGCCCGGCAACTGCATCACCTACTCCCTGGTGGTGCCGGCGTCCCTGGTCGAGGGGCTGACCTTCGAGCAGTCCTACGCCTTCCTGGACGACTGGGTGCTCGGTGCGCTCGCCGACGTGGGGGTGACCGCACGCTACGTCCCGCTCAACGACATCGCCTCCGACAAGGGCAAGATCGCCGGCGCGGCACAGAAGCGGTTCGCCTCCGGCACGGTCCTGCACCACGTGACGATGGCCTACGACATCGACGCCGACAAGATGCTCGAGGTGTTGCGCACCGGCCGGGAGAAGCTGTCGGACAAGGGCACCAAGAGCGCCAACAAACGGGTCGACCCGATGCGGTCCCAGACCGGGATGGCCCGGGACCAGGTGATCGCGGCCTTCCTGGACCACTTCCGGGGCCGCTACGACACCACCGACAGCGACTACACCGAGGCCGAGCTCGCGGCCGCGCGCGAGCTGACCGAGACCAAGTTCCTGACCCCCGAGTGGACCTACCGGGTGCCCTGA
- a CDS encoding MFS transporter codes for MTEHVARVGRTRPARYAVGMFGTSIPINLIKGSMILFYVDLLGLDVRLYGMVMVGYAVIDAVDNPVLGFLSDRTRTRWGRRRPWLLAGAPLLAVSMVAFFAPPATLDGAGLVIWFTVFAVLCEAFDSLLNANYGALLPELFPRERERAVANSLRQGFQLIALVISLAVTPVLTTRVFGTEHTTEGFTTTAILYAVLACTVIVYMAVGVREDPHPVAEVRPRLLETARVIVTNPRFWQIGLTSACYLSAMGLVLTGVQLYVRYSLGLPVAHALYLQGVVILASVGFLAVWTRVVRAKGAPYVWRASFVVLAVSFVPLFAAGGLVTAALAGLVVGIGYAGMLASNDLVIARVLDEDAAVHGQHREGIFLAAFGFFGRLGGIVTGAALASLAIFFGYQSGDVPGSQPDLAWRVYVCAYPCLLATVGALAAFAIDVPENRRTADPTAGDPTPGDSAPGDAARGSLA; via the coding sequence GTGACTGAGCACGTGGCCCGGGTGGGACGGACCAGGCCCGCCCGCTATGCGGTCGGCATGTTCGGCACCTCGATCCCGATCAACCTGATCAAGGGATCGATGATCCTGTTCTACGTCGACCTGCTCGGGCTGGACGTCCGGCTGTACGGCATGGTGATGGTCGGCTACGCAGTCATCGACGCGGTCGACAACCCGGTCCTGGGGTTCCTGTCCGACCGGACCCGGACCCGGTGGGGACGGCGCCGACCCTGGTTGCTCGCGGGGGCGCCGCTGCTGGCGGTCAGCATGGTCGCGTTCTTCGCCCCACCGGCCACCCTGGACGGTGCCGGGCTGGTGATCTGGTTCACCGTCTTCGCGGTCCTGTGCGAGGCCTTCGACTCCCTCCTCAACGCCAACTACGGCGCCCTGCTGCCCGAGCTGTTCCCGCGGGAACGGGAACGCGCGGTCGCCAACTCGCTGCGCCAGGGGTTCCAGCTGATCGCCCTGGTGATCTCGCTGGCCGTCACCCCGGTGCTGACCACCCGGGTGTTCGGCACCGAGCACACCACCGAGGGCTTCACCACCACTGCGATCCTGTATGCAGTGCTCGCCTGCACCGTGATCGTCTACATGGCGGTGGGTGTCCGGGAGGACCCGCACCCGGTCGCGGAGGTGCGGCCCCGGCTGCTGGAGACCGCGCGGGTCATCGTGACCAACCCACGGTTCTGGCAGATCGGCCTCACCAGCGCCTGCTACCTCAGCGCGATGGGACTGGTGCTGACCGGGGTCCAGCTCTACGTGCGCTACTCGCTCGGCCTCCCGGTCGCCCACGCGCTGTACCTGCAGGGGGTCGTCATCCTGGCCTCGGTCGGCTTCCTCGCCGTGTGGACCCGCGTGGTCCGTGCCAAGGGCGCCCCCTACGTCTGGCGCGCGTCCTTCGTGGTGCTGGCGGTGAGCTTCGTCCCGCTGTTCGCCGCCGGCGGGCTGGTGACGGCCGCGCTGGCCGGCCTCGTGGTGGGCATCGGCTACGCCGGCATGCTGGCCAGCAACGACCTGGTGATCGCCCGGGTCCTGGACGAGGACGCCGCGGTCCACGGTCAGCACCGGGAGGGGATCTTCCTGGCCGCCTTCGGCTTCTTCGGCAGGCTGGGCGGCATCGTCACGGGGGCGGCGCTGGCCTCGCTGGCGATCTTCTTCGGCTACCAGTCCGGCGACGTCCCGGGGAGCCAACCCGACCTGGCGTGGCGGGTCTACGTCTGCGCCTACCCCTGCCTGCTCGCCACGGTCGGCGCGCTGGCCGCCTTCGCCATCGACGTCCCGGAGAACCGGCGCACCGCCGACCCCACGGCGGGGGACCCCACTCCCGGCGACTCCGCTCCCGGCGACGCGGCGCGGGGCTCCCTCGCGTGA
- a CDS encoding ChbG/HpnK family deacetylase, with product MSRRLVLTADDLGREAAGVGPVLELLAGGPLTATTLIPVAPASGQAALACRAAGVQPRLHVTLTSEVGLAGWRPLGADHGSLTDPAGLLHTDPRVLEERGEAAEVLAEVAAQWDWMRAQGLRPTGLDSHAGTLYGLHGSSWLAGALRFCAEQGLAFRLPRDPTLFLGEGADGALLARHAQAVRYADTWGVRLPAAIVSRRAEEARRGGYRALREDYLRLLGRLPEGTSELFLHPAPPGAVAGADGEVRGWELRLLRDPVFHRALDTEALELVAGW from the coding sequence GTGAGCCGGCGCCTGGTCCTCACCGCCGACGACCTGGGGCGGGAGGCCGCCGGCGTCGGGCCGGTGCTGGAACTGCTGGCGGGCGGACCGCTCACCGCGACCACGCTCATCCCGGTGGCGCCGGCCTCGGGGCAGGCGGCGCTCGCCTGCCGGGCGGCGGGCGTGCAGCCGCGCCTGCACGTGACGCTGACCAGCGAGGTCGGCCTCGCCGGGTGGCGGCCGCTGGGCGCCGACCACGGTTCGTTGACCGACCCGGCCGGCCTGCTGCATACCGACCCCCGGGTGCTGGAGGAGCGGGGCGAGGCTGCCGAGGTGCTCGCCGAGGTCGCCGCCCAGTGGGACTGGATGAGGGCACAGGGGCTGCGCCCGACCGGCCTCGACTCGCACGCCGGGACGCTCTACGGGCTGCACGGCAGCTCCTGGCTGGCGGGGGCGCTGCGGTTCTGCGCCGAGCAGGGGCTGGCCTTCCGGTTGCCGCGCGACCCCACCCTGTTCCTGGGGGAGGGGGCGGACGGGGCGCTCCTGGCGCGGCACGCGCAGGCCGTCCGGTATGCCGACACGTGGGGTGTGCGACTGCCCGCGGCGATCGTCTCGCGACGGGCGGAGGAGGCCAGGCGCGGCGGCTACCGGGCCCTGCGCGAGGACTACCTGAGACTGTTGGGCCGGTTGCCGGAGGGCACCAGCGAGCTGTTCCTCCACCCGGCCCCACCGGGCGCGGTCGCCGGCGCGGACGGGGAGGTGCGCGGCTGGGAGCTGCGCCTGCTGCGCGACCCGGTCTTCCACCGGGCGCTGGACACCGAGGCGCTGGAGTTGGTCGCCGGGTGGTAG
- a CDS encoding ATP-dependent DNA helicase has translation MPSDLDTLLHAAVTAVGGTERPGQVQMANAVRDAVEDERHLLVQAGTGTGKSLAYLVPAIAHAFATGKPAVVATATLALQAQIVDRDLPRIADALRPVLGRRPTFALVKGRSNYLCQHKLVGGFPEEEDEGLLSVGAVDREASRLGKEVTRLREWAEITESGDRDELVPGVSARAWRQVSVSARECLGATKCPVASECFVELSRAAARDVDVVVTNHSFMAIDAFEGRQMLPDHDLLVIDEAHELTDRVTSTITDELTAATVAIAAKRAGKLADTTALTEAADTVQAVLDELPEGRLHGVPDRLSMVLAGVRDAARGLQTELKPESGADGDAGRQLARAAIGEVFDTAERLLEERELDVAWISKDPRRGSVLRVAPMSVAMLLRDKIFGERTVVMTSATLELGGTFDAVAGTLGLRGEGAPAWQGLDVGSPFDYPQQAIAYVASHLPPPGRDGTSEQVFDEIEGLVRAAGGRTLGLFSSRRAAEAAAEQLRDRLSDTGIRVLCQGDDQMPTLVREFASDASTCLFGTMSLWQGVDVPGSACQLVIIDRIPFPRPDDPLSSARSEAIGRMGGNGFMAVSATHAALKLAQGAGRLVRRGDDRGVVAFLDSRMMSARYAGFLQRSLPPFWPTADRALVLAALARLDETAADPLPVQQSGLRGVGGAPSAGTGTTGDAVDHVPGRAAADARPVADPPPVARSPRTAVTGGHAWTAEQDDELRDGVEAGLTLEELADHLELAPDVVTARLNLLELELADPEDDPTLLPTDPAAGPTGG, from the coding sequence GATCGCGCACGCCTTCGCGACCGGCAAGCCCGCGGTCGTGGCGACCGCGACCCTCGCCCTCCAGGCCCAGATCGTGGACCGGGACCTGCCCCGGATCGCCGACGCGCTGCGTCCGGTCCTCGGCCGCCGCCCGACCTTCGCGCTGGTGAAGGGTCGGTCCAACTACCTGTGCCAGCACAAGCTGGTCGGCGGCTTCCCCGAGGAGGAGGACGAGGGGCTGCTCTCGGTCGGCGCCGTAGACCGGGAGGCCTCCCGGCTCGGCAAGGAGGTCACCAGGCTGCGGGAGTGGGCCGAGATCACCGAGTCCGGCGACCGCGACGAACTGGTGCCGGGCGTCAGCGCCCGTGCCTGGCGACAGGTATCCGTGTCGGCCCGGGAGTGCCTCGGCGCGACCAAGTGTCCCGTGGCCTCCGAGTGCTTCGTCGAGCTCTCCCGCGCCGCCGCGCGCGACGTCGACGTCGTGGTGACCAACCACAGCTTCATGGCCATCGACGCCTTCGAGGGCCGGCAGATGCTGCCGGACCACGACCTGCTGGTGATCGACGAGGCGCACGAGCTCACCGACCGGGTGACCTCGACGATCACCGACGAGCTGACCGCGGCCACCGTGGCCATCGCCGCCAAGCGCGCGGGCAAACTTGCCGACACCACCGCGCTGACCGAGGCCGCGGACACCGTGCAGGCGGTGCTCGACGAACTGCCCGAGGGACGGCTGCACGGTGTCCCGGACCGGCTGTCCATGGTCCTGGCTGGTGTCCGGGACGCGGCCCGCGGCCTGCAGACCGAGCTGAAACCGGAGTCGGGGGCGGACGGGGATGCGGGACGCCAGCTGGCCCGCGCCGCGATCGGTGAGGTGTTCGACACCGCCGAGCGGCTGCTGGAGGAGCGCGAGCTCGACGTGGCCTGGATCAGCAAGGACCCGCGCCGCGGCTCGGTGCTGCGGGTCGCGCCGATGAGCGTGGCGATGCTGCTGCGGGACAAGATCTTCGGCGAGCGCACCGTGGTGATGACCTCGGCCACCCTGGAGCTCGGCGGCACCTTCGACGCGGTCGCCGGCACCCTCGGGTTGCGTGGGGAGGGTGCCCCGGCCTGGCAGGGCCTGGACGTCGGTAGCCCGTTCGACTATCCGCAGCAGGCGATCGCGTATGTCGCCTCGCACCTGCCCCCGCCCGGGCGGGACGGGACCTCGGAGCAGGTGTTCGACGAGATCGAGGGCCTCGTCCGGGCCGCCGGCGGGCGAACCCTCGGCCTGTTCAGTTCGCGCCGGGCCGCCGAGGCGGCCGCGGAGCAGTTGCGCGACCGGCTCTCCGACACCGGCATCCGGGTGCTCTGCCAGGGGGATGACCAGATGCCCACGCTGGTGCGCGAGTTCGCCTCCGACGCCAGCACCTGCCTGTTCGGCACCATGTCGTTGTGGCAGGGCGTGGACGTGCCCGGGTCCGCCTGCCAGTTGGTGATCATCGACCGGATCCCGTTCCCGCGACCGGACGACCCGCTGTCCTCCGCGCGCTCCGAGGCGATCGGACGGATGGGCGGCAACGGGTTCATGGCGGTGTCCGCCACGCACGCCGCGCTCAAGCTCGCCCAGGGGGCCGGCCGACTGGTCCGGCGGGGTGACGACCGCGGGGTGGTCGCCTTCCTGGACTCGCGGATGATGAGTGCCCGCTACGCCGGGTTCCTCCAGCGCTCGCTGCCGCCGTTCTGGCCCACGGCCGACCGCGCGCTGGTCCTCGCGGCGCTGGCCCGGCTGGACGAGACCGCGGCCGACCCGCTCCCGGTGCAGCAGTCCGGACTGCGCGGCGTCGGGGGCGCCCCGAGCGCCGGGACGGGGACCACCGGGGACGCGGTGGACCACGTGCCCGGGCGGGCCGCGGCCGACGCGCGACCGGTCGCCGACCCGCCCCCGGTGGCCCGGTCCCCGCGCACCGCCGTCACGGGGGGCCACGCCTGGACCGCCGAGCAGGACGACGAGCTGCGGGACGGGGTCGAGGCGGGCCTCACCCTCGAGGAGTTGGCGGACCATCTGGAGCTGGCGCCCGACGTGGTCACCGCCCGGCTCAACCTGCTCGAGCTGGAGCTGGCCGACCCGGAGGACGATCCGACCCTGCTGCCCACCGACCCGGCGGCCGGGCCGACGGGGGGCTGA
- a CDS encoding acyl-CoA dehydrogenase family protein: protein MPAPRTVLTVDLLERIRGRAAQIDRDNGFPDEDLAELAEAGYLRAMVPTEFGGLGLTLEEMTREQQRLAGAAPATALSVNMHQVWMGVARTVQATGDNSMDWAFADAVAGEVFGFGISEAGNDLVLFGSRTEARPDGAGGFSFHGTKIFTSLAPAWTRLGTFGTDSTGAEPMSVFGFVTRDGGGFEVKDDWDTMGMRGSQSRTTVLDGAHAPADRVIRRIPPGPTADPFVFGIFANFELLLASVYTGIAQRALDVAVDVVQRRTSMKNGGTPYAHDPDIRWRLADAAIELDAIHPQIAALARDVDEGVDRGPIWMPQLSAVKSRASETALSVVTKAIRASGGSSYFSSHELSRLYRDVLAGIFHPSDDESVHGAWANALLGPVPPPEQPHPTDG from the coding sequence ATGCCCGCCCCCCGCACCGTGCTCACCGTAGACCTGCTCGAGCGGATCCGAGGCCGGGCCGCCCAGATCGACCGGGACAACGGCTTTCCCGACGAGGACCTGGCCGAGCTCGCCGAGGCCGGCTACCTGCGCGCCATGGTGCCGACCGAGTTCGGCGGGCTGGGGCTGACCCTGGAGGAGATGACCCGGGAGCAGCAACGCCTGGCCGGGGCCGCACCGGCCACCGCGCTGTCGGTCAACATGCACCAGGTGTGGATGGGCGTGGCCCGGACCGTGCAGGCGACCGGTGACAACTCGATGGACTGGGCGTTCGCGGACGCCGTCGCCGGTGAGGTGTTCGGCTTCGGGATCTCCGAGGCCGGCAACGACCTGGTGCTCTTCGGCTCGCGCACCGAGGCCCGGCCGGACGGCGCGGGCGGCTTCTCCTTCCACGGGACCAAGATCTTCACCTCGCTCGCGCCCGCCTGGACCCGGTTGGGCACCTTCGGCACCGACAGCACCGGAGCCGAGCCGATGTCGGTCTTCGGCTTCGTCACCCGCGACGGCGGCGGGTTCGAGGTCAAGGACGACTGGGACACCATGGGTATGCGGGGCAGCCAGTCCCGCACGACCGTGCTGGACGGCGCGCACGCCCCCGCGGACCGGGTCATCCGGCGGATCCCGCCGGGCCCGACCGCCGACCCGTTCGTGTTCGGCATCTTCGCCAACTTCGAGCTCCTGCTCGCCTCGGTCTACACCGGGATCGCCCAGCGCGCGCTCGACGTGGCGGTCGACGTGGTGCAGCGGCGCACCTCGATGAAGAACGGTGGCACCCCCTACGCGCACGACCCCGACATCCGGTGGCGCCTGGCCGACGCGGCGATCGAGCTCGACGCGATCCACCCGCAGATCGCCGCGCTCGCCCGGGACGTCGACGAGGGCGTCGACCGCGGACCGATCTGGATGCCGCAGCTGTCCGCCGTGAAGTCCCGGGCCAGCGAGACGGCGCTGTCGGTGGTGACCAAGGCGATCCGCGCCTCCGGCGGTTCCTCCTACTTCAGCTCCCACGAGCTGTCCCGCCTCTACCGCGACGTCCTGGCCGGCATCTTCCACCCCAGCGACGACGAGTCGGTGCACGGCGCCTGGGCCAACGCGCTGCTGGGCCCGGTGCCCCCGCCGGAGCAACCCCACCCCACCGACGGGTGA
- a CDS encoding DUF5129 domain-containing protein → MRQRFAVGGLACLGVVGGSVGLYAVSGPDNAPTEIQVEDTAGILYEPDLRAAVEDIRFYEPTTVAVFTNRGGQEALTDDYALNDAVLAYARETRPDWLSEDEQKWADNLFIFGVDPEGRLVGTYFGEDRKVGEGTQLDIQDAAKDEFRLGQWTEGSITGVEAAAQKMNAPWIRTVGGGVMALIASLATLLGAGVYVGVGQRRHSKSRAARAAGDHSMANVVRDYEATEMNAKLIPQESRYGGAMLKRFDTYMTGFRALTDLGNEAKAIPESRYDSSAAVQTLTDYRDRAVSLDELDDVIADTAVLLNMDNSWPEAWSRQVDPLRSDLEGVEGLLSSTLPDSARGLPEGQQLREYASEALAGLDEVRGQLDQRTITADDALDRLRATRDELSGYLDTLAAAVARSYSDEASEQNMMGRSMREARRDRRGPVTILTTVDPGWRWYSVESFRTGYSNGRDEVDRARSAASSSSSGGSTSGFSSSGGSFSGSGSSSRF, encoded by the coding sequence ATGCGACAGCGATTCGCGGTGGGCGGCCTCGCCTGCCTGGGCGTGGTGGGCGGCAGCGTCGGTCTCTACGCCGTGTCGGGGCCGGACAACGCGCCGACCGAGATCCAGGTGGAGGACACCGCCGGGATCCTCTACGAGCCGGACCTGCGGGCCGCCGTCGAGGACATCCGGTTCTACGAGCCGACGACGGTCGCGGTGTTCACCAACCGGGGTGGGCAGGAGGCGCTGACCGACGACTATGCGCTCAACGACGCCGTCCTGGCGTATGCCCGGGAGACCCGGCCGGACTGGCTCAGCGAGGACGAGCAGAAGTGGGCGGACAACCTGTTCATCTTCGGGGTGGACCCCGAGGGCCGTCTGGTCGGCACCTACTTCGGTGAGGACCGCAAGGTCGGCGAGGGCACCCAGCTGGACATCCAGGACGCCGCCAAGGACGAGTTCCGGCTCGGCCAGTGGACGGAGGGGTCGATCACCGGGGTGGAGGCCGCCGCGCAGAAGATGAACGCCCCGTGGATCCGCACCGTCGGTGGTGGCGTCATGGCCCTGATCGCCTCCCTGGCCACCCTCCTGGGGGCCGGCGTGTACGTCGGGGTCGGGCAGCGGCGGCACAGCAAGAGCCGGGCCGCCCGGGCGGCCGGCGACCACAGCATGGCCAACGTGGTGCGCGACTACGAGGCCACCGAGATGAACGCCAAGCTGATCCCGCAGGAGTCGCGTTACGGCGGGGCGATGCTCAAGCGGTTCGACACCTACATGACCGGGTTCCGGGCGCTGACCGACCTCGGCAACGAGGCCAAGGCCATCCCGGAGAGCAGGTACGACTCCTCGGCCGCGGTGCAGACCCTCACCGACTACCGGGACCGGGCCGTGTCCTTGGACGAACTCGACGACGTCATCGCCGACACCGCGGTCCTGCTCAACATGGACAATAGCTGGCCCGAGGCCTGGAGCCGCCAGGTCGACCCGCTGCGCAGCGACCTGGAGGGCGTGGAGGGCCTACTCTCCAGCACCCTCCCGGACTCCGCCCGCGGCCTCCCGGAGGGGCAGCAGCTGCGCGAGTACGCGTCCGAGGCCCTCGCCGGGTTGGACGAGGTGCGTGGCCAGCTGGACCAGCGGACCATCACCGCAGACGACGCCCTGGACCGGTTGCGGGCCACCCGCGACGAACTCAGTGGGTACCTGGACACCTTGGCCGCTGCTGTGGCCAGGTCCTACAGCGACGAGGCCTCCGAGCAGAACATGATGGGCCGGTCGATGCGCGAAGCGCGCCGGGACCGCAGGGGGCCGGTCACCATCCTGACCACCGTGGACCCCGGCTGGCGCTGGTACTCGGTCGAGTCCTTCCGGACCGGCTACTCCAACGGCAGGGACGAGGTGGACCGGGCCCGTTCGGCGGCCTCGTCGTCCTCCTCCGGTGGTTCGACCTCGGGGTTCAGCAGCAGCGGCGGCAGCTTCAGCGGCTCCGGGAGCTCCTCCCGCTTCTGA